A region of the Mycobacterium sp. NBC_00419 genome:
TAATGGCGTGAACAAGTTGGTCGTGGGAGCTCTGTTCACCGCGCTGCTGGTCGCTTCGGCACCTGCCGCGCATGCCGACCCGGATATCGATTTCGCCAATCAACTGCACACCGTCGGTGTCTACGGTCCGCGCGACTACAACGCCTGGATCGCAAAGATCGCCTGCGAGCGGCTCAATGGCGGCGTCGATCGCAGTGCCGCCGACTCGGCACGGTTCGTCGCCGGGCAGCTCCCGAAGAATGCCACCACGGTGCAGGCGTGGCAGTTCGTGGCGCTGGCCTATCCCATCTACTGCCCAGAGCGCCAGGTCTTGCTGCAGCAGGCCGCAACCACCCAACCCAGCTGAAGGATTCACAGTGCATTTACGCCAGACAGCTGCGGTCGTCGCAGCAGTGGTCGCGGGTCTGACCATCGTTCCAGGCACGGCGGCGGCCGACGCCACCGACGACTTCCCGATCCCCAAGCGGATCATCCAGACCGCCTGCACAGTCGACCAGTACATGGCCGCGGCGCGCGACACCTCGCCGATCTACTACGAGCGCTACATGATCGACTACAACAACCGGCCCGTCGACATCGAGAACGCCGCCCGCGACCGGATCTACTGGTTCTTCTCGCTGGACGCCGCGGGGCGCCGGCAATACTCCGAAGACACGGCGACCGACATCTACTTCGAGCAGATGGCCACACACTGGGGCAACTGGGCGAAGTTGTTCTTCAACAACAAGGGCGTCGTCGCCAAAGCCACCGACGCCTGTGCGCAGTACCCGCAGGCCGATCCGGCCGTCTGGAACTGGGGACCCAACCAGCGGCAGTGAGAGCCGACTACTTCCAGACCAGCAGGTCGACTCCGGCGTTGTTGTAGACGACCTGGGTCGGCGCCGGCCCGGTCACGTCGAAGTACAGCTTGCCTGCTGACTTGGCGCCCTGCGGCAGGGTCGCGCCGCTGATGCCGGCGGGAGTCGCGGCCTGCCAGAGCACCTGGTAGTTGGCGCCGCTGGCGGCGCGGGCATTGAAGTCCGGAATGATCGGTGTCACAGTGCCTTTGGCGGCCCGTACCGCTGCGGTGGCCTCCCAAAGCTTGCCCGCCAGCGGGTAGCCGGGGATGGTGTCGCTGCTCGGCTTGAGGTTGCTGACTTGCCACACCGTGATCACGTTGCCGCCGTCGTCGAGCAACCGGTTCCAGCCGCCGAAGGTGTCCGCTGTCGGGTCGGTGGGAGCCGCGCCCGCAACCGGTGCCATCGCGATCGAAAAAGCCACTCCTGCGGCGACAATCGCCGTTCTCATCGTCATGACCGGCACGGTATGTCGGATCGGTGAACAGTGGCTGACATACACGCCAACGATCAGATGTCAGCGTGCTTCGGTCTCGACAACAGAGTTCTGTTACGGCACCAGCACGATCTTGCCCCGGGTACGGCGCTGCTCGAGTTCCCGATACGCCTCGCGGACCTCTGCGAGCGGGTAGACGCTCGCGATCGGGATGTCGAGATCACCGGCGGCGATCATGTCGACCAGTCCGCCCAGGACGCGGGCATTGTTCGCCGCGCTGTTGCCTTCGGCTTTCACCCCGAACTCGGCGGC
Encoded here:
- a CDS encoding DUF732 domain-containing protein, with amino-acid sequence MNKLVVGALFTALLVASAPAAHADPDIDFANQLHTVGVYGPRDYNAWIAKIACERLNGGVDRSAADSARFVAGQLPKNATTVQAWQFVALAYPIYCPERQVLLQQAATTQPS
- a CDS encoding DUF5078 domain-containing protein, with translation MHLRQTAAVVAAVVAGLTIVPGTAAADATDDFPIPKRIIQTACTVDQYMAAARDTSPIYYERYMIDYNNRPVDIENAARDRIYWFFSLDAAGRRQYSEDTATDIYFEQMATHWGNWAKLFFNNKGVVAKATDACAQYPQADPAVWNWGPNQRQ
- a CDS encoding MPT63 family protein; amino-acid sequence: MTMRTAIVAAGVAFSIAMAPVAGAAPTDPTADTFGGWNRLLDDGGNVITVWQVSNLKPSSDTIPGYPLAGKLWEATAAVRAAKGTVTPIIPDFNARAASGANYQVLWQAATPAGISGATLPQGAKSAGKLYFDVTGPAPTQVVYNNAGVDLLVWK